A DNA window from Bacteroides cellulosilyticus contains the following coding sequences:
- a CDS encoding glycosyltransferase family 1 protein, whose translation MKKKVLHVLGGMGRGGAPSFIINNLREIDGQKVQFDFLVRKDNCAFNETIEKHGGHVFVVAGFPGHLIANYKQTLKFFQERGHEYEAVHVHANALYYILPLILGKRYGIKKLILHSHNTQSNVCLLQPLHYMNKLFVDKLANVFLACGESAGKWMYGNRRFEVINNAVDVQKFAFDTASRKEIRSHFGISDDTLVIGNVGRFEDAKNHRFLIDLFFKYHSQNYKSILLLVGDGSLKTEIELKVKELGIQDSVYFLGVRSDVEKLYSSFDLFLMPSIFEGLPFVLIEAQCSGVKCLVSENVTTEALITDLVITKKLNDSIESWCEEISKSSQVINTKKRLLYSQVVKEKYYDIQYTAERLTSIYTS comes from the coding sequence ATGAAAAAAAAAGTGTTACATGTACTGGGCGGCATGGGAAGAGGTGGTGCACCCAGTTTCATCATAAACAATCTACGGGAAATAGATGGTCAAAAAGTTCAGTTTGACTTTTTGGTGAGAAAGGATAATTGCGCATTCAATGAAACTATCGAAAAACATGGAGGTCATGTTTTTGTAGTAGCAGGATTCCCAGGTCATCTGATAGCTAACTATAAGCAGACACTTAAGTTTTTTCAAGAGAGGGGGCATGAGTATGAGGCAGTACATGTACATGCTAATGCATTGTATTACATTTTACCTTTGATTTTAGGAAAACGATATGGTATCAAGAAACTGATACTCCATAGTCATAATACCCAATCAAATGTTTGCCTCCTTCAACCGTTACATTACATGAATAAACTGTTTGTTGATAAGTTAGCAAATGTCTTTTTGGCTTGTGGAGAAAGTGCTGGCAAATGGATGTATGGCAATCGTAGATTCGAAGTGATTAATAATGCCGTAGATGTTCAAAAATTTGCTTTTGATACTGCAAGTAGGAAAGAAATACGTTCTCATTTTGGTATAAGTGATGATACATTGGTTATAGGCAATGTAGGTAGATTTGAAGACGCAAAAAATCATAGATTTCTAATTGATCTTTTTTTCAAGTACCACAGTCAAAACTATAAATCAATATTATTACTTGTGGGCGATGGGTCTCTCAAAACTGAAATTGAATTAAAGGTCAAAGAGTTGGGTATTCAAGACTCGGTTTATTTTCTCGGTGTAAGATCTGACGTAGAAAAACTATATTCTAGTTTTGATTTATTCCTAATGCCATCAATATTTGAAGGTTTACCATTTGTACTTATAGAGGCTCAATGTTCTGGTGTAAAATGTCTTGTTTCAGAAAATGTCACAACGGAAGCACTTATAACTGATCTTGTTATCACCAAGAAACTTAATGATTCTATAGAGTCTTGGTGTGAAGAAATATCTAAAAGTAGTCAAGTTATAAATACAAAAAAAAGATTATTGTATAGTCAAGTAGTTAAGGAAAAATATTATGATATTCAATATACAGCAGAAAGACTAACTTCTATATATACAAGCTAA
- a CDS encoding sugar transferase, translating into MLFKLLFDRGASLCGLIFLSPILLTVGVFIRIKMSGGPVIFKQNRVGQHGRLFTMYKFRSMTVSHSGSSVSVRGESRITPLGAKLRKYKLDELPELWNVLIGDMSFVGPRPDVPGYADKLKGNNRRILLLKPGITGPASLKYRNEEELLAGQEDPQRYNDEVLFPDKVRINIEYLDNWSFWNDIKIIIYTILGKDL; encoded by the coding sequence ATGCTTTTCAAATTACTATTCGATCGTGGGGCTTCACTTTGTGGTCTAATTTTTTTGTCCCCTATTTTATTAACTGTCGGTGTTTTTATTCGTATAAAAATGTCGGGAGGTCCTGTTATCTTCAAACAGAATCGAGTGGGACAGCATGGACGGTTGTTTACAATGTACAAATTTCGTTCTATGACTGTAAGTCATTCGGGAAGTTCCGTTTCTGTAAGAGGAGAGAGTCGTATTACTCCTTTAGGAGCAAAATTGCGGAAATATAAATTGGATGAATTGCCTGAATTGTGGAACGTATTAATAGGCGATATGAGCTTTGTCGGTCCTCGTCCGGATGTACCAGGATATGCCGATAAACTGAAAGGAAATAATAGAAGAATTCTTCTTTTGAAACCGGGTATTACCGGTCCAGCCAGTCTGAAATATCGGAATGAAGAGGAGTTATTAGCAGGACAAGAAGACCCTCAGAGGTATAATGACGAAGTCTTGTTTCCTGATAAAGTGAGAATTAATATAGAATATCTGGATAATTGGTCTTTCTGGAATGACATCAAAATCATTATTTATACAATACTCGGAAAAGATTTGTAA
- a CDS encoding DegT/DnrJ/EryC1/StrS family aminotransferase: MDKRIYLCLAHMSGKEQDFIKEAFDTNWVVPLGPNVNAFEKSLEDFLIDNGQLTNDNGRKHVVALSAGTAAIHLGLIQLGVGAGDEVICQSFTFCASANPVAYQGATPVFIDSEEDTWNMDPVLLEEAIKDRISKTGKKPKAILPVHLYGMPARIDEICAIAAKYDIPVLEDAAEALGSEFNGQKCGTFGTFGVLSFNGNKMITTSGGGALIVPYESTKKQTMFYATQAREPFPHYQHEKIGYNYRMSNICAGIGRGQMTVLDEHIAHHRHVHALYEKAFEGVDGITLKSNPDGRFNANYWLSTILIDPVKTGTNYDEVRRSLDEQGIETRPLWKPMHLQPVYATNPCYVNGVSERLFNMGLCIPAGPWVTDEDVAYIVEQIKGCCMK; the protein is encoded by the coding sequence ATGGACAAGAGAATTTACCTTTGCCTCGCTCACATGAGCGGCAAGGAGCAGGATTTTATTAAGGAAGCTTTCGATACAAACTGGGTTGTACCTTTGGGTCCTAACGTAAATGCCTTCGAAAAATCTTTAGAAGATTTTTTAATAGACAATGGACAATTGACAAATGACAATGGTAGGAAGCATGTGGTTGCTTTGTCGGCAGGTACGGCGGCCATTCATCTGGGATTAATTCAACTTGGAGTAGGAGCAGGTGACGAGGTAATCTGCCAATCTTTCACGTTTTGTGCATCGGCTAATCCGGTGGCTTATCAGGGGGCAACTCCTGTGTTTATAGATAGTGAAGAGGATACCTGGAATATGGATCCTGTTTTATTGGAAGAAGCTATCAAAGACAGAATATCAAAAACGGGTAAGAAACCGAAAGCTATACTTCCTGTTCACCTTTACGGTATGCCTGCCAGGATTGATGAGATTTGCGCGATAGCTGCTAAATATGATATTCCTGTTCTGGAAGATGCCGCAGAAGCTTTAGGTTCTGAGTTTAATGGTCAGAAATGTGGTACGTTTGGTACCTTTGGCGTATTGTCTTTCAATGGTAATAAGATGATCACTACTTCGGGCGGTGGTGCTTTGATTGTTCCTTATGAAAGCACAAAGAAGCAGACAATGTTTTATGCTACGCAGGCTCGTGAACCTTTCCCGCATTATCAGCATGAGAAGATCGGTTACAATTACCGTATGAGTAATATCTGTGCGGGTATCGGTCGTGGTCAGATGACTGTATTGGATGAGCATATTGCGCATCACCGCCATGTACATGCTCTTTACGAGAAGGCTTTTGAAGGTGTGGACGGTATTACTTTGAAATCTAATCCTGATGGTCGTTTCAACGCTAATTACTGGCTGTCTACTATTTTGATAGATCCTGTTAAGACTGGTACTAACTATGATGAGGTCCGCCGTAGCCTGGATGAACAGGGAATTGAGACCCGCCCCTTGTGGAAACCTATGCATTTGCAGCCTGTTTATGCAACTAATCCTTGTTATGTGAATGGAGTTTCTGAGCGTTTGTTTAATATGGGGTTATGTATTCCTGCCGGTCCTTGGGTGACGGATGAAGATGTGGCATATATTGTAGAGCAAATAAAAGGTTGTTGCATGAAGTAA
- the eno gene encoding phosphopyruvate hydratase — translation MKIEKIVAREILDSRGNPTVEVDVVLECGVMGRAAVPSGASTGEHEALELRDKDPKRYGGKGTLKAVENVNTVIAPALIGWSALEQRAIDKKMLELDGTPTKSKLGANAILGVSLAVAKAAANYLDIPLYRYIGGVNTYVMPVPMMNIINGGSHSDAPIAFQEFMIRPVGAPSFREGLRMGTEVFHALKKVLHDRGLSTAVGDEGGFAPALNGTEDALDSIMAAIKAAGYEPGKDVKIGMDCASSEFYKNGVYDYTIFEGEKGKKRTADEQIDYMEYLINKYPIDSIEDGMSENDWDGWKKLTERIGDRCQLVGDDLFVTNVEFLAKGIAMGCANSILIKVNQIGSLSETLDAIEMAHRHGYTTVTSHRSGETEDATIADIAVATNSEQIKTGSLSRSDRMAKYNQLLRIEEELNGLPVYGYKRIK, via the coding sequence ATGAAAATTGAAAAGATTGTAGCCCGCGAGATACTCGATTCACGCGGTAACCCCACGGTAGAAGTGGACGTAGTTTTGGAATGTGGTGTTATGGGACGTGCAGCCGTACCATCGGGCGCCTCAACCGGTGAACACGAAGCACTGGAATTACGCGATAAAGATCCGAAACGCTACGGTGGTAAAGGAACCTTGAAAGCCGTAGAAAACGTAAATACTGTCATCGCTCCGGCCCTCATCGGCTGGTCGGCATTGGAACAACGTGCCATTGACAAGAAGATGCTGGAACTGGACGGTACTCCTACTAAATCAAAATTGGGTGCCAATGCCATTCTGGGCGTTTCTTTGGCTGTAGCCAAGGCTGCTGCGAATTACCTCGACATACCTTTATACAGATATATCGGCGGAGTAAATACTTACGTTATGCCTGTCCCCATGATGAATATCATCAATGGTGGTTCACATAGCGACGCTCCCATTGCTTTCCAGGAATTCATGATCCGCCCTGTAGGTGCACCTTCTTTCCGTGAAGGCCTGCGCATGGGTACTGAAGTATTCCACGCCTTGAAGAAAGTATTGCACGACCGCGGTCTGAGCACTGCCGTAGGAGATGAAGGAGGTTTTGCCCCTGCATTGAACGGTACTGAAGATGCACTGGATTCCATCATGGCAGCTATCAAAGCAGCAGGCTACGAACCGGGTAAAGATGTAAAAATCGGTATGGACTGTGCATCCTCTGAATTCTATAAGAATGGAGTGTACGACTACACTATCTTCGAAGGCGAGAAAGGTAAGAAGCGTACTGCAGATGAGCAGATTGATTACATGGAATATTTGATTAATAAATACCCGATTGACTCTATTGAGGACGGAATGAGCGAAAACGACTGGGACGGCTGGAAGAAGCTGACCGAACGTATCGGCGATCGTTGCCAGCTGGTAGGAGACGACTTGTTTGTAACAAACGTAGAGTTCCTTGCCAAAGGCATTGCTATGGGCTGTGCCAATTCTATCCTCATTAAAGTCAACCAGATCGGCTCGCTCAGCGAAACGTTGGATGCCATTGAAATGGCTCACCGCCACGGCTATACCACGGTTACTTCCCACCGCTCCGGCGAAACGGAAGACGCCACTATTGCCGACATCGCCGTAGCAACCAACAGCGAGCAGATCAAGACCGGTTCGTTAAGCCGCTCCGATCGCATGGCTAAGTACAACCAACTGTTGCGCATCGAAGAAGAACTAAACGGACTTCCAGTATATGGCTACAAAAGAATAAAATAA
- the nuoF gene encoding NADH-quinone oxidoreductase subunit NuoF codes for MKVLTIHDLKTIKKRAEGTLLLREESNEAITEQCCGLALGTGHLQILICGGTGCKASDSHIIAERLQQALEKNNIADKVDIITTGCFGFCEKGPIVKIIPDNTFYTQVVPDDADEIVGEHIIGGRKIERLLYIDPKTEKAVSDSKHMDFYRKQMRIALRNCGFIDPENIEEYIALDGYMALADSLLHKKPEEVIDVIKRSGLRGRGGGGFPTGKKWEFAHKQQADMKYVVCNADEGDPGAFMDRSIMEGDPHSIVEAMAVCGYSIGSPKGLVYIRAEYPLAIQRLKIAIAQAREYGLLGKNIFGTDFSFDIEIRYGAGAFVCGEETALIHSMEGKRGEPTLKPPFPAEAGYLGKPTNVNNVETLANIPIILTKGAEWFASIGTERSKGTKVFALAGKINNVGLIEVPMGTTLREVIYEIGGGIKGGKKFKAVQTGGPSGGCLTEKHLDTPIDFDNLLAEGSMMGSGGMIVMDEDDCMVSVSRFYLDFTVEESCGKCTPCRIGNKRLLELLNKITEGRGTMKDLDALSTLGKVIKDTALCGLGQTSPNPVLSTLNNFYDEYVEHVRDKTCRAKQCKSLLTYTINPELCIGCHLCFKHCPADAILGDVRKPHVINPDKCIKCGMCMARCKFKAINVV; via the coding sequence ATGAAAGTACTAACTATCCATGATCTGAAAACAATCAAGAAAAGGGCAGAAGGCACGCTCTTGCTACGCGAAGAAAGCAATGAGGCGATTACGGAACAATGCTGTGGGTTGGCATTGGGAACCGGGCATCTGCAAATTTTGATCTGTGGTGGTACGGGTTGCAAGGCATCCGACAGCCACATCATTGCTGAACGTCTTCAGCAAGCACTCGAGAAAAATAATATTGCCGACAAGGTGGACATTATCACTACCGGTTGTTTCGGCTTTTGTGAAAAGGGACCTATCGTAAAGATTATCCCTGATAACACATTCTATACCCAGGTGGTGCCTGATGATGCCGACGAGATAGTCGGCGAGCATATCATCGGGGGACGGAAAATAGAACGGCTGCTCTATATCGATCCGAAGACGGAGAAAGCTGTCAGTGACTCCAAGCACATGGATTTCTATCGGAAGCAGATGCGTATAGCACTGCGTAACTGCGGTTTCATCGATCCGGAAAACATTGAAGAATACATTGCTCTGGATGGGTATATGGCATTGGCAGATAGTCTGCTCCATAAGAAACCGGAGGAAGTGATTGACGTGATAAAACGTTCCGGACTTCGCGGACGTGGCGGCGGTGGTTTCCCCACAGGGAAGAAGTGGGAGTTTGCCCATAAGCAACAGGCTGATATGAAATATGTGGTGTGTAATGCCGATGAAGGGGACCCCGGTGCCTTTATGGACCGCTCCATCATGGAAGGTGATCCGCACTCTATTGTTGAGGCAATGGCAGTTTGCGGTTATTCCATTGGTTCTCCGAAAGGATTGGTATATATCCGGGCAGAATATCCGCTTGCCATACAAAGATTGAAAATAGCTATTGCCCAGGCGCGTGAATACGGGCTGCTGGGAAAGAATATATTCGGTACGGATTTCAGTTTTGATATTGAGATACGCTATGGCGCGGGAGCATTTGTATGCGGTGAGGAAACTGCCCTGATCCACTCTATGGAAGGGAAGCGCGGTGAACCTACTTTGAAGCCTCCTTTCCCTGCCGAAGCCGGTTATTTGGGCAAGCCGACCAATGTGAACAATGTGGAGACACTTGCCAATATTCCTATCATTCTGACGAAAGGTGCGGAGTGGTTCGCGTCTATCGGCACGGAACGTTCGAAAGGGACAAAAGTATTTGCCCTGGCCGGTAAGATTAACAACGTCGGCTTGATAGAAGTGCCAATGGGTACGACACTGCGTGAGGTGATTTATGAAATTGGCGGCGGTATTAAGGGAGGAAAGAAATTCAAGGCGGTGCAGACGGGCGGACCTTCGGGGGGATGCCTGACAGAAAAGCACCTGGATACACCAATTGACTTTGACAACTTGCTAGCGGAAGGCTCGATGATGGGATCCGGTGGTATGATTGTAATGGATGAAGATGATTGTATGGTTTCTGTGTCACGCTTCTATCTTGATTTTACGGTGGAAGAATCATGCGGAAAATGTACGCCCTGCCGTATTGGTAACAAGCGTCTGCTGGAACTGCTGAACAAGATAACCGAAGGACGAGGCACGATGAAAGATCTGGATGCACTCTCTACATTGGGAAAGGTGATAAAGGATACCGCCTTGTGCGGGCTGGGACAGACTTCACCCAATCCGGTACTGTCTACGCTCAATAACTTTTATGATGAATACGTAGAGCATGTGAGGGATAAAACCTGCCGTGCGAAGCAGTGCAAATCATTGCTGACTTATACCATTAATCCGGAACTATGTATCGGTTGCCATCTTTGCTTTAAACATTGTCCGGCGGATGCCATTCTGGGTGATGTGCGCAAACCGCATGTCATCAACCCGGACAAGTGCATCAAGTGCGGCATGTGCATGGCACGCTGTAAATTCAAAGCAATCAATGTAGTTTAA
- a CDS encoding NADH-dependent [FeFe] hydrogenase, group A6 — protein sequence MEEKQITLQIDRHYITVPEGSTILEAARKIGIDIPTLCHIDLKGTCVKNNPASCRICVVEVEGRRNLAPACATRCTEGMVVRTSTLRVMNARKVVAELILSDHPNDCLTCPKCGDCELQTLALRFNIRRMPYNGGELSPRKREVTSSIVRNMDKCIFCRRCESVCNEVQTVGALGAIRRGFNTTIAPAFDKMMSDSECTYCGQCVAVCPVGALTERDHTNRLLLDLENPDKVVIVQTAPAVRAALGEEFGLPAGTLVTGKMVYALRELGFDYVFDTDFAADLTIMEEGAEILNRLTRYMNGDKSVRLPILTSCCPAWVNFFEHHFPDMLDIPSTARSPQQMFGSIAKTFWAEKMGIPREKLVVVSIMPCLAKKYECDRNEFKTDGSPDVDYSISTRELARLIRRANVGFTLLTDKEFDHPMGASTGAGVIFGTTGGVMEAALRSVYEIYTGRTLENVNFEQVRGLAGVRRATIDLDGFELKVGIAHGLGNARHLLEDIRHGRNEYHVIEIMACPGGCIGGGGQPLHHGNSEVLYARANALYREDAQKPLRKSHENPYIKTLYEEYLGRPLSETAERLLHTHYFNKAID from the coding sequence ATGGAAGAGAAACAAATAACCCTGCAAATAGACCGCCATTATATTACCGTGCCCGAAGGCTCGACTATCCTGGAAGCCGCACGGAAAATCGGTATAGATATACCTACCCTTTGTCATATTGATTTGAAGGGCACTTGCGTTAAGAATAATCCGGCCTCGTGCCGCATCTGTGTCGTGGAGGTGGAAGGACGCCGTAATCTGGCTCCCGCCTGTGCTACCCGTTGTACAGAAGGAATGGTGGTGCGTACCAGTACCCTGCGCGTGATGAATGCCCGCAAGGTAGTAGCTGAGCTGATACTTTCGGATCATCCGAATGATTGCCTTACCTGTCCGAAGTGCGGCGACTGTGAGTTGCAGACTTTGGCGCTGCGTTTCAATATCCGGCGGATGCCTTATAATGGTGGGGAGCTTTCGCCTCGTAAGCGTGAAGTCACTTCGTCCATTGTGCGGAATATGGACAAGTGTATATTCTGCAGGCGTTGCGAGAGTGTATGCAATGAAGTGCAGACGGTAGGCGCCTTGGGAGCCATTCGCCGTGGTTTCAATACTACGATTGCTCCGGCTTTCGATAAGATGATGAGTGACAGTGAATGTACTTATTGCGGACAATGTGTAGCTGTTTGTCCGGTAGGGGCGTTGACGGAACGCGATCATACCAACCGCCTGTTGCTGGATCTGGAAAATCCGGATAAGGTAGTTATTGTACAGACAGCTCCGGCCGTCCGTGCCGCTCTAGGAGAAGAATTCGGGTTGCCTGCCGGGACGTTAGTAACGGGAAAGATGGTGTACGCCCTTCGTGAATTGGGGTTTGATTATGTATTTGATACAGACTTTGCCGCCGACCTTACCATCATGGAAGAAGGTGCCGAGATATTGAATCGCCTGACGCGTTATATGAATGGGGATAAATCTGTTCGCCTGCCTATCCTGACTTCCTGTTGTCCGGCATGGGTGAATTTCTTTGAACATCATTTCCCCGATATGCTTGATATTCCTTCTACGGCACGCTCGCCGCAGCAGATGTTCGGTAGCATTGCCAAAACATTCTGGGCGGAGAAGATGGGCATCCCGCGTGAAAAGCTGGTAGTGGTATCTATCATGCCTTGTCTGGCGAAGAAGTATGAGTGCGACCGCAATGAGTTTAAGACAGATGGCAGTCCGGACGTGGATTATTCCATCTCCACCCGTGAGCTGGCACGACTTATCAGACGTGCTAACGTAGGTTTTACGCTACTGACGGATAAGGAATTTGATCATCCGATGGGAGCTTCAACGGGTGCCGGTGTCATCTTCGGAACAACCGGTGGTGTGATGGAAGCGGCATTGCGTTCGGTTTATGAGATTTATACCGGGCGGACGTTGGAGAATGTAAACTTTGAGCAAGTACGTGGCCTGGCCGGTGTGCGCCGTGCAACGATTGATCTGGATGGTTTTGAACTGAAGGTGGGTATTGCCCATGGTCTGGGTAATGCACGCCATCTGCTGGAAGATATTCGCCACGGGCGGAATGAGTATCATGTGATTGAGATTATGGCATGCCCGGGTGGCTGTATCGGTGGTGGCGGACAACCGCTGCATCATGGCAACTCGGAAGTGCTGTATGCACGTGCCAATGCACTGTATCGGGAAGATGCACAGAAGCCTTTGCGCAAGTCGCACGAGAATCCGTACATCAAGACTCTGTACGAGGAATATCTGGGACGGCCGCTGAGTGAGACTGCGGAACGGTTGCTGCATACGCATTATTTCAATAAGGCGATTGACTAA
- the nuoE gene encoding NADH-quinone oxidoreductase subunit NuoE translates to MSDIKLACDVAEQVRAICDKHGNQPGELINILHEAQHLHGYLPEEMQRLIAAKLNVPVSRVYGVVTFYTFFTMTPKGKHPISVCMGTACYVRGSEKLLEEFKRVLGIEVGETTPDGKFSLDCLRCVGACGLAPVVMIGEKVYGRLQAVDVKKVLEELE, encoded by the coding sequence ATGTCAGATATCAAATTAGCCTGTGACGTTGCCGAACAAGTGCGTGCTATTTGTGACAAGCATGGCAACCAGCCAGGCGAACTTATCAATATACTTCATGAAGCGCAGCATCTGCACGGCTATCTGCCGGAAGAGATGCAGCGCCTGATTGCTGCAAAGCTGAATGTTCCGGTGTCGCGTGTGTATGGTGTGGTAACATTCTATACTTTCTTTACGATGACTCCTAAAGGTAAACATCCTATTTCGGTGTGTATGGGAACGGCGTGCTACGTACGTGGTTCGGAGAAATTGCTTGAGGAATTCAAGCGCGTGCTGGGCATCGAAGTCGGAGAAACGACACCGGACGGGAAGTTTTCACTCGATTGTCTGCGTTGCGTAGGAGCGTGCGGACTGGCACCCGTAGTGATGATTGGAGAGAAGGTGTACGGGAGGCTTCAGGCGGTGGATGTGAAGAAGGTGCTGGAGGAACTGGAGTAG
- the hydF gene encoding [FeFe] hydrogenase H-cluster maturation GTPase HydF produces the protein MNQTPNANRLHIALFGRRNSGKSSLVNALTGQDTVIVSPTPGTTTDPVTKAMEIHPLGPCLLIDTPGFDDEGELGEMRVERTLKIIGKTDIALLLCETGDAQEQEWLQRLKERGIPVILILNKADVRPNATELAEQIKAGCGQPPITVSAKDGTGIEAIHHAILEKLPADFGEQTITGNLVAEGDVVVLVMPQDLQAPKGRLILPQVQTIRELLDKKCLVMSCTTDKLKDTLRALANPPQLIITDSQVFHTVYEQKPAESRLTSFSMLFAGYKGDIHYYVESASAIDRLTEQSRVLIAEACTHAPLTEDIGRVKIPRLLRKRTGEGLQIDIVSGNDFPEDLSPYNLIIHCGACMFNRKYVLSRIEQARAQQVPMTNYGVAIAHLNGILNKIVY, from the coding sequence ATGAATCAGACTCCTAATGCCAACCGCCTACACATCGCCCTCTTCGGACGGCGAAACAGTGGAAAATCCAGTCTTGTCAACGCCTTGACAGGGCAAGATACCGTTATAGTCTCCCCCACTCCCGGCACTACCACCGATCCTGTGACAAAAGCAATGGAAATTCATCCACTCGGTCCATGCCTTCTTATTGACACTCCGGGCTTCGATGACGAAGGCGAACTGGGAGAAATGCGCGTAGAACGCACCTTGAAAATAATTGGAAAAACCGACATCGCCCTGTTGCTTTGTGAAACCGGAGACGCACAGGAACAGGAATGGCTTCAACGATTGAAGGAACGAGGCATCCCTGTCATATTGATTCTGAACAAAGCTGATGTACGCCCCAATGCTACAGAGTTGGCAGAACAGATAAAAGCGGGCTGCGGGCAACCTCCCATCACCGTCAGTGCCAAAGATGGCACAGGTATCGAAGCTATTCACCACGCCATTCTGGAAAAGTTACCTGCCGATTTCGGAGAACAGACCATCACCGGGAACCTGGTAGCAGAAGGCGATGTAGTGGTGTTAGTCATGCCCCAGGACCTTCAGGCACCTAAAGGACGGCTTATCCTTCCGCAAGTACAGACAATCCGCGAACTTCTGGACAAGAAATGTCTGGTTATGAGTTGTACCACAGATAAGTTGAAAGATACACTACGCGCACTTGCCAATCCCCCCCAATTAATTATCACAGATTCGCAAGTATTCCACACCGTATACGAACAAAAACCGGCTGAAAGCCGGCTCACTTCTTTCTCCATGCTCTTTGCCGGATACAAGGGAGATATACACTATTATGTAGAAAGTGCATCCGCCATCGACCGGTTAACGGAACAATCCCGCGTACTGATAGCCGAGGCCTGTACGCATGCTCCACTGACAGAAGATATCGGCAGAGTAAAAATCCCCCGCCTGCTGCGTAAGCGAACAGGTGAAGGATTGCAGATAGATATTGTCTCCGGAAATGATTTTCCTGAAGATTTATCCCCATACAATTTGATTATCCACTGTGGTGCCTGTATGTTCAATAGAAAGTATGTACTGAGTCGCATTGAACAGGCACGTGCGCAACAAGTACCCATGACAAACTACGGAGTAGCCATTGCCCACCTCAACGGCATACTGAACAAGATCGTATACTAA